The genomic DNA GGTGCCATTCCTAATGAACTCGGCCATCTATCCAGGATACGTATCCTTTATCTTCAATATAACGAGTTTGACGGGGCCATACCACCTAATATATCAGGATGCCTTGACCTTGAAGTGCTTTATCTTTCCCATAACAAGCTAGTTGGAAGCATACCCAAAGAGATGAGTTTTCTCTCCAAGCTCACTATTGTTAAACTTGGTAGTAATAACTTAACTGGTGGAATATCGCCTTTCTTGGGGAATATTACATCAATTGAGGTGTTCTCCGTTCCAAGAAATCCACTGGGCGGGAACATTCCGGACGCCATAGGCCATTGGAAAAGCTTAAAAGAAATTTACCTAGGTGCTTGTAATTTATCTGGAATCATCCCTTATTCTATTTATAACCTTTCACTCCTAGCTAATATTAGCTTGCCTGATAATCAACTGACTGGCAGTCTTCCTCCGGGCATAGGTGTGATGCTCCCTCATCTTGCCATCCTTCAATTATGGGATAACCAACTAACTGGACCTCTTCCACCATCAATTTCTAATTGTTCAAGATTACAAATGATTTCCATAACTAGGAACAAGTTTAGTGGGAAGTTGACAATCGATTTTGCAAAACTAAGAGATATATCTGTTATAAACTTAGGTGGTAACAACTTTGGAAGCAAAGAAGCAGATGAAATGAAGTTTATTGATTCATTGAAGAACTGCACGAGCTTAGAAATCTTGAGTCTTAATTATTGCAACTTTCAAGGAGTGCTCCCTGTATCAATCGGCAATCTTTCTGATCAACTCTTTTGTATTTCTTTGGGATACAATCAACTTCAAGGAAACCTTCCTAGATCAATCGGTAATCTAGTTGGTTTGTCCATCTTACATTTAGAAGGTAACCACTTCACAGGTAACATTCCCTTAACCATTGGTAATCTTCAAAAGCTACAAGTTATCCGACTAGATGGAAACCAACTTTCAGGGCCAATTCCTGATACCATGGGAAACTTATCAATGTTGAACAATCTTTACTTAAGTTTCAACAGATTAGAAGGGCATATTCCATCAAGCATAGGAAAATGTCACCGTCTCTTAGAAGTGTACCTTAACAACAACAAACTTAATGGGAACATACCTACACAACTTCTTCAAGTTTCTTCTTTATCCGTAAAATTGGATCTTTCTCAAAACAATTTGTTTGGTTCACTTCCAACCGAGGTTGGAGACCTCAAAATGTTGAGTGATCTAGATTTATCCGACAATAATATATCAGGTAGCATTCCTAGTAGCCTTGGTGATTGTGCTAGCCTATCAAGGTTATCCCTCAAAGGCAACTTATTTCAAGGTATGATTCCACCGTCATTAAGTTCCTTGAAAGGATTGGTGGAACTCGACATCTCTCACAATAACTTATCCGGCCAAATTCCTCGATTCTTAGAACGGTTATTGTTAAAAAAATTGAACCTATCATATAATGATTTTGAGGGTGAAGTACCAATGTTGGGAGTGTTCGGCAATGCAAGTGCGTTCTCTGTTTTCGGGAATAGTAGGCTTTGTGGTGGCTTTGTTGAACTTAGGTTACCCATATGCAATGAGACGAAGAAACATAAAAAAAAGTTACCTTTGTTTGTAACTGTCATTTTGATTGCATCTACACTTTTCATCATAATATGTTTGGCATATGCTTGGTGTAAGAAGAAGAACAAGAGCCAACCGTCTCATCCTTTAACGAACAAACAATTGATAAAAGTTTCTTACAATCAACTTCTCAAGGCTACTAATGGGTTCTCGGAAGCCAATTTGATTGGAAATGGTGGATTTAGTTCCGTTTATAAAGGAACCCTCGGTGAAGGTGATGATAGATTTGTTGCAGTCAAAGTTCTTCACCTTCAAAATCGAGGAGCTCAAAGAAGCTTTATGAGGGAGTGTGAAGCATGGCGAAACATTCGCCACCGAAATTTATTGAAGATAATAACTTCATGTTCAAGTGTTGACTATCAAGGAAACGATTTCAAAGCTTTGTTATATGAGTTCATGTCCAATGGGAGTTTACATGATTGGTTGCATTCAAGTGAAAGAACATCAAGACTCAATCTTCTTCAAATAGCAAATATTCTTTTGGATGTAGCATCTGCACTTGATTATATTCACAATCACTGCATACCTGCCATTGTTCACGGTGACTTGAAGCCTAGCAACATTTTACTCGATGATGATATGGTGGCTCATGTTGGAGACTTCGGTCTAGCTCGATTTCTTGGGACAAATTCAAACCAAAACAGCTCATCCGGGGGGATTAAAGGAACAGTTGGTTATGCTCCTCCaggtaaaaataaaattattgtaTTCATATTCTTATTTATTTACATAGACTATACCCTTTTCTAAAGCAATTTCTTGTAAGTTGTAGAGTATGGTCTTTGGAGTGAGATGACAAGTAGTGGGGATGTCTACAGTTTTGGAATATTAATACTAGAGGCAATGACTCAGAAAAAACCAACCGATGATATCTTTAATGAAAGCCTTAGCCTTCATAAATTTGCTTCCATGGCCTTGCTAGACCATGTAACCGATGTTATTGATGTTAACATTCTAAATGCTTGTCAAGAGGATGAAACTTTCATGCAAAACCAGGAAGAAAATGCAAAGAAAATAGAGGAACTTTTAGCTTCAATAGTGAAGATTGGAGTATCATGTTCTATGGATTCTCCACAACAACGGATGAACATAAGAAATGTTGTGCAAGAATTGCACCATATTTTAGATGCACTTCATAGTATGTAAGGTATTGTGTTCTCTCTTTATACTTACCACATTAGTAGATTTTCAAGGATAATGTGCACATTCTTTCAAGTCTATCAGCAAGCTACGATGTGGAAGTTGCAAGAAACTACGTCTAATAGTTGGTATATGCCGTCGTTACATCTTGGTTACTTTTCCAAGACATGTTTGTTATTCTGCTGAATTTCGTGTTGAAATAAGTGTATTATTGCATAATTCCATATTGATACAAATATATTGTCAGGTTTAATGAATAAACAAGTGGCAAATAATCCAAAAACTAAAAGATACCAAGAGGCAATGGAATTTTTTTATTGGTTTTCTATTTCACATTGTTTTTCTCTAAGGGCTGGGTGGTATGGAATCGAGCCCATATTGCGCCACATTAGCGCCACATGTGCAGAGGGGCTCCATTGTCTCCTCCCAATAATACTTGATCTGGCCCCACAATCTAGCCGTTGTTCCTCGTTAATGGGCTGGCAAAATGGTCAATGACGCCCACCCTAATGCGGAGGAGGGCTCTATTGAGCTGATCAGGTGGAGAGGGGAGCGAGCCCATACCTCCCAGCCTAAATGATTAACCAAATAACATACGACAAATGAAAAGAGTTATCAGAGAAATGAAACTAATAATACAAATTATACAATAGATCCCTATAATTCATTATGTTTCTTCTTAGTTTCATCAGGAATTCCAAACACTGTGTTCAAAAACAATATCAAAACCCTTTTATAGATTCTTCAAGATAAGAAATAAATATAACGCGAATAAAAAACAAGATAGGAAATAATGAAAAAATGGGCGTAGATAAGGAAAAACAGAGACATGGATGACGAGAATAACTCATTATATATCTAGACTTTATTTGCTTGGTCAATATCTTATTATATCTTTGTTTCTACTTATATATGAAACAAATGTCAACCAACTGTTAGGTTTGGATACAACTTCCACCAGAGATGATTCTGAGCACCTCAGGGATGCTATCTTTACATAGATTCGCAAAATAGAATGTTGTTAGCCTTGCCAAATCAACGGGTTTGGTATCATATCTCTTCAATATGATACCCTAACCATGCACTTCATCTACATAGTAACAAACCTAGAGAGCAAAAAACCTAAAATGTTGAAGAaaattgaagttttaacatgaCTAGGACACAAACCCATCAAATGGAGATTCAAAGACACAAAGAACATGACTAGGGGGAACCATACCTGATCAAGAGTTAAGAAAATGAAAAAGGAAAAGGAATTCTACTCTACTTCATAACCATAAGACTGGCCGTTGTGGTTTAACATGGAATGGGGCCTTAAAGCGACGCGTAGACAACGGAACTTTAACTAAGTCACACTTTAACTATAATGTTGTGGTTTAACTAGAATTTaggaaaatagaaaaaaaaataaaaaaaaaggtgaTCGGTTGCTTTTAGGTGGCCCCGCACAAAACAAGCCTTACCGCCCGTTAGGGCAGTCAAGAGGGTATTGATGGCACACCGGTTTGGCGAAGCGGATAAAGGAAATTTTGAACGCCCCCACCCTACCAATTGCATTGCTATGAATAAGATTTTCCTTGATACATTTGTTAATTATAATTTATCTCCTGCGTTTTGTGTATCTTTCTAGAAATTGTTAAGAAATTCTCTCATCCTGCGTGTATTTGCATAATTTATTTATACACAAAAAGATCTATTGCAATAGTTCATGGAAATTTTGCAACTACTCAAGTCAACAAATATTGTGGCTACATTTCCATTCCACTTTGTCCGGTGGAGACGCTTGGTTCTACTTTGGAAGTCACGAGCACAAGTCCAAAATTACAATCAAAAGAATTAATTAATTATGTTATTTTCTCCTTTTTGCCAATTTCCTTAACTGTCACCTCATATATATTTTTACGAAACGTTTTTAAATCCGAATGGACGACTGGGAACGGGAGCGTTGGCTGGTTTGGTTCGCATGCTTTGAACCCAGTGGCGTTTCTAagaattcacgtaccctgttcgagctcaaAAAATGTGCCATATGCTTTAACGATAAACAATATATTATAAAACATAAAAATGTATTGGGTTGGGCCCAATAAACTTAATGTTAAGTTGGGTAATTATAAAGCATAAAAATGTATTTGATAATGGGCCTCTATATTGGATTTGGTACGTGTGTacaatttttttaagaaaaataacatatatatgtcgatttttttttaaaaaatcctgtgcccctcgaaatcacaGGCCTTGTGCGGAAGTCCTTCACGCACACCATAAGAGCCGCCCCTGTTTGAACCGCATCCCGGTGTTCCAGTTGGTTTTTGAGTTTTTCAGTTGAACCGTTCCACTTGTTTTgtcattaaaaatatataaatataaattataatttAATAGATGATTAGTAACAATCTTGTTTATTTTAGAAAACCACATGGACTTACCGCATAATTAAGTCTTATCATTTGAAAcacgttttttttttccatttagTTAGTGCGTAATTTTTCTTTTTCCTCCATTATCTAACTAATTTTTTAAACTATTTAACTAAATAAATTTTTGAAATGGTGAAATGCTTATATGTTATAAAAGATTTTATCTATGTAACGACGTATTTTTCTTTTCTAAATTTCATTGTGTGAAACTATCCGAACTCacgatgtatttttttttatctatgGTTCATTGTGTAAATGTTGGATCACTTCTCTTTAAACATAATgaaaaacatgaataacatacctgttacagcagacaggccagcagagaatccagtcagagatgcagccatcgagttagacatgattgtcaggatgatctggttcctccttagggtgtaaaattatgatggtgatgaaccgaAACAAGGGAAGAATCGGTTAGGGAGAGAGAGTCGTGAATGATATTATGATggttgtgtgaattgtgtaattttttctaacccttaaactctctaataatctccttatatatacacctaagaggaaacctaattagttaataagggtaatatggtccatcaacaattaccaactaattattaataggttattattatattttgatctaatataatatcaatgattataatggctaaaagattaaatattatattaataatatatttaatctcacattctcccacttagccgagtaatcatttatcatgagtattagatgggcttggccaggagttaacactcattttagccttaaaccaagaactatagcagagaaatacagccgttgaatcatcattcgactcaggacccccattaatcatactatagcctcaattcaaaacctaatagttatgatcaaaatatgtataagccctttagcgtctgatttgtatttatatttgtctatatgtcattacaccggcagaacatatgttagagacatacaaaatcaaactgaggaaattttattaattaaacataagctagtacaatatgccattaaataaggtctttagtaagtcccatattcgatacatgttcttcgaaaactttaggtgggatacctttagtcatcggatccgcaagcatatctttagtactaatatactcaatacaaagattattttcctcaactcgttcacgtacgaacaaatattttgtatcgagatataaaccagctccagtcgaactgttactgttcgagaaactaacggcagctgagttatcacaataaagcttcaatggtctagaaatggaattaacgattttgagtccagtgatcagatttctaagcaacatttcatgacaggttgcgttataaacaacaatgtattctcccatcattgtggaagttgtagttaactgttgtttatgattcttccatgagataggtccgcctgctaacataaagatgtagcccgaagtggatttcttgtcatctttgcatttggcaaagtcagaatcagaataacctaccacttctaagtgatcacttcttctatatgtcagtttatagtctttcgtcccttgcagatatctaaggaccttcttagctgctttccagtgatctagaccaggattagtctgataacggcctagcattccagcaatataagcgatatctgggcgagtacagacttgagcatacatcaggctcccgactactgacgcgtaaggtatctggctcatttgctccttttcaacctctgttgtcggataCTGGAaagaaccgaaaacatctcccttaactactggagcgacggagggtttgcactgttgcatgttgtaacgtgtaaggacacgatctatgtaggtcgtttgagacaatcctaagatccctttgtgtctatctcggtaaatttcgatgccaatgacgtaagaagcatctccgaggtCCTTCATgccgaagttatgcgagagtaaccgcttcgactcatgcaacatgtctaaactattacttgccaatagaatatcatctacgtaaaggacaagtatagtaaagttactcccactcatcttgaggtaggtgcattgatcaacttgattcttcataaaaccttgcctcttcatgacttcatcaaacttgaggtaccattgatgtgatgcttgttttaacccataaatagatttcttcaacttacaaactagatgctcctgaccttcaggtttaaagccttcaggttgtttcatgaaaacatcttcgtctaagtctccgttaaggaaaacagttttgacgtccatctgatgcagctctaaattaaaatgagctactagggccataaggatccttaatgaatctttacgagagacaggtgaaaacgtctcttgatagtcaattccctctttctgagtgtagccctttgcaaccaatctcgctttgtagcgttcaacattcccattcggatccagttttgttttgaacacccatttacaaccaACAGGTTTGACACcattgggtaattctaccaaatcccaaacgtcatttttcttcatggattcaagctcatcaatcattgctttgttccattcagaagactgatcactgctaatggcttcattataagatataggatcattgagctttccagtatccatttcagtcaggtaggtaacataatcatcccaattagtaggccttctttgcctagatgacctcctgagttgattatcgggttcagcgttgtcttggttttgagcgtttgatgtgccttcgttatgaggtataatgggttctggttgtggagatggaatttgtgcagtggcttcatgtgcagttgcatggggtacaagaggagtaaacggagtaatggtaagcgacgagtctctcccccccgcgtcttgtacttcttgcaattcttcgtaagggttggtactgctcccattgaccttgaaatcctccaggaacgcaacacgcttggtttcaacaatacgggtgacatgggaaggacaatagaaacgataacccttcgaatgatcaggatacccgataaagaaacatgtaactgtttcagggtcaagtttccttaggaaaggattatagagttttgcttcagcaatgcaaccccatactttcatatatttaagactcggtttccttcctgtccaaagttcataaggagttttagggacagacttagaaagaactctattgagtatatgaacagctgcttttaacgcttcagtccagaggaataatggtaaattagtgttggctaacatactacgcaccatgttcataagggtacgatttcttcgttcagcgacaccattctgctaaggtgtaccaggcatggtgtattggttcacaatcccctggcccttacaaaactcataaaatggaccaggagcttgacccacatcagtatgtcttccataatattcaccgcctctgtctgatctcacaactttaatctgacgatctaattgcttttcaacttcagctttataatctttaaaagttgtaagagattcagacttttccttaataagatacaagtacatgtaatgAGAATAATCATCAGTGAAAGTGAtgaatgaagtatgtcctgttatgccagcgatttgatagggaccactaatgtcagtgtgaatgagttctaataaattagagctcctagtggcacctttcttattcactgatgtcattttgcctttaagacatttgacacatgttccaaaatcagcgaaatcgagaggaggtaagacttcatcctttacgagacgatttaatcgttctcttgagatgtggcctaaacgttgatgccacaatatagatgaagtctctaagtctcaaatctgtttcatctttgtgagtgattcattaatattatatgacaacaaagatttggaaaaattatcatctagttctaatctatagagaccaccatccagaatgccagtaccataaacaacggaatcatagagaatagagagtttgcgatgaccatgagaaacgacaaaaccgtccatgtctaactttggtcctgatacaaggttccgagttacctcaggaacatataaggtatcataaagtttaatacataaaccagttttcaaaaataattgtaatgttcctatggccttcacttttaattcccgatcatcccaaactttaagtgttctttggtttcttcccaacttccggattgaaaggaatctcTGAGTAGAGTTagttacatgaaccatagaacaagaatcaaaccaccaagaattagcaggaacatttaaattaaaggactcaagtatcatgaaaaaattgttatctttcttagccagccactccttgaagtcagggcattccttttgcttatgttctgttttcttacagaacttgcaatagggtttgcctaaggagctTTTAGAgatggaaggtgcacttgtattaggattgggCTTTTGGACTTTGgaagcatcctttctttgatGATTGTGCTTCctcttcttagagttggaggttgtaaagttagcaacatcagtagtgcgatccatcttcatacgctcttcctcctatacgcacatagcgaccagctcactcgTCGTCCATTtctccttctgagtgttgtaattgatcttgaatgcttcataggacgaaggaagcgaagtgatgatgaagtgaacaagaaaaccatcactgatttccatctctagccctttcagcttattggccatgtcatgcatcatcatgatgtgctcgcgaatgccgctcctcccatcatacttagtcttcaccagcttgaggataagagtgctagcgtgtgcttttgatgttcctttgaattgtgcctccacagaagccagataggttttagcatcttcaaaATCAGGAATGGCGCCTCTAATAGCATTGTGAATGgattgcttcatgaacatgagagacatgcggttacatctagtccatttttcatgaactatctgatcagcagcagtactttgagtagTAAGATctgctggcttattctctctaagAGCATAATCGAAGTCTAGCAATCCTAGTGTAAacatgagggcatccttccattcagcaaagttatcaccagtcaaaggtggaatcccgcaattgggtgctgatagtggaaataagatgagcaagttatgatactaagaaagaagtcctaatgtgatctaagggcatgttatactaaggcgggcataaataatgaccattttaattatgaagctgtgataatgcctattactaacatcaaaataatagacttagtaaaattctacttaaacgaagacaaatcagctttggccagaagtgtaatcatttaagtatgtgtgcaaagcaatcgtgacaaatcagctttggccagaaatgagacaatcactttagttattgtaacacccgtctaatttCACTTGATTTTAATAATAGATTATGccaatttaaataaaatatttcataACTAACATAACTTTCATTAAAGAAGGTCATAAGTAGTATCAACCTTAGTCAATTATGACTAAGTTAAAACGTTTCAAAAGCTGTTTAGAAATTGTTTACAACCCATACACAAAGTCTATTAGAGAtttaaaacattgcggaagcttcaaaatgtagtgttcggttcttcatcatTCGCTTGATCGCCACCCGTAAGATCCACTTCGTCACCTATGGTCAAAACGTTAAAATCATTAGTTTTGAcattattatatagtatataaaCACGAGATCCAACATCTGAATTATGAAGAATAAATTATAAGTTTTtctggttccaccgtaacttacggtatcaccgtaagttacggtaggtcCTGGAAGTTTCTGGACTACCGTAAAACAGGGGTAAACCACCGTAAGCACCTGacctctaccgtaagttacggtactaccgtaacttacggtagtccctggaaatcaatatttttttttgatttattCATTACACTCAAACCCAAATCTCGGATTTCACTTTTCTAACATACCAATACATTAAATTCTCGTATTTCTAATATGTTATTTATTAACCAATATCAAAGATCAATCCATCATAATCCGGGGCATTAACTATGCCTTACTtggttattcgacccgtttggctcgtctaaggaatcctcccatatgacgactaccaacgagttccAACCAAATTTTGACCAATTATTCAATATAGCGACATCACCGCTTTAATTCAAAACAACCCTTATTCTAAAATTCAACTACACATATTACAATCATCAACATttacttaatgtaacgggtcaagttacataccttcaaagtagcCCTTTCAAACGTGGTTCGCCACCCGCTTGTCAGCTTGACGCTCCTGCGCCCGTTCCTATAGAGTTCATATATGATATGTTTAGAACTTTCTTTAATTTATAATTCGCATAATACACCAAAACATCATGATTATGCGTTTAACTTGgaaatttcagttttaagccttcatagaggcatttcaacaaacacttctTGGGCAGatttttttacaagattaaacatCAAATCTCTAATTTATTATTTAGCCCTAATTTCACATCATTCAACCTTTTTACATGATTGATAACTTCAAATTTTCTGCAATCACTTCATAATTGCCAAATTACACTAGGTtaacaatctatttcctagtgttcatcaaa from Helianthus annuus cultivar XRQ/B chromosome 7, HanXRQr2.0-SUNRISE, whole genome shotgun sequence includes the following:
- the LOC110866884 gene encoding receptor kinase-like protein Xa21, whose translation is MSFLSKLTIVKLGSNNLTGGISPFLGNITSIEVFSVPRNPLGGNIPDAIGHWKSLKEIYLGACNLSGIIPYSIYNLSLLANISLPDNQLTGSLPPGIGVMLPHLAILQLWDNQLTGPLPPSISNCSRLQMISITRNKFSGKLTIDFAKLRDISVINLGGNNFGSKEADEMKFIDSLKNCTSLEILSLNYCNFQGVLPVSIGNLSDQLFCISLGYNQLQGNLPRSIGNLVGLSILHLEGNHFTGNIPLTIGNLQKLQVIRLDGNQLSGPIPDTMGNLSMLNNLYLSFNRLEGHIPSSIGKCHRLLEVYLNNNKLNGNIPTQLLQVSSLSVKLDLSQNNLFGSLPTEVGDLKMLSDLDLSDNNISGSIPSSLGDCASLSRLSLKGNLFQGMIPPSLSSLKGLVELDISHNNLSGQIPRFLERLLLKKLNLSYNDFEGEVPMLGVFGNASAFSVFGNSRLCGGFVELRLPICNETKKHKKKLPLFVTVILIASTLFIIICLAYAWCKKKNKSQPSHPLTNKQLIKVSYNQLLKATNGFSEANLIGNGGFSSVYKGTLGEGDDRFVAVKVLHLQNRGAQRSFMRECEAWRNIRHRNLLKIITSCSSVDYQGNDFKALLYEFMSNGSLHDWLHSSERTSRLNLLQIANILLDVASALDYIHNHCIPAIVHGDLKPSNILLDDDMVAHVGDFGLARFLGTNSNQNSSSGGIKGTVGYAPPEYGLWSEMTSSGDVYSFGILILEAMTQKKPTDDIFNESLSLHKFASMALLDHVTDVIDVNILNACQEDETFMQNQEENAKKIEELLASIVKIGVSCSMDSPQQRMNIRNVVQELHHILDALHSM